Proteins found in one Erythrobacter sp. 3-20A1M genomic segment:
- a CDS encoding periplasmic heavy metal sensor, which yields MRFSRYQILAAILLAALAGILGALAADRWFASPGPSGLHDFVHEQLELTADQDDRLDRLEERYAIENAQLELAVRRANAGLAAAMDREHEYGPEVSAAIDQVHISLGELQKSTVRHVFGMREILDENQQREFDRQVARSLTGSPPE from the coding sequence ATGAGATTCTCCAGATATCAGATCCTTGCCGCCATTCTGCTGGCTGCTCTGGCCGGGATTCTCGGCGCGCTGGCAGCCGACCGGTGGTTTGCATCGCCCGGGCCGAGCGGTCTTCACGATTTCGTTCACGAACAGCTCGAGCTGACGGCGGATCAGGACGATCGACTGGACCGCCTGGAAGAACGCTACGCGATCGAGAACGCACAGCTCGAGCTGGCCGTACGCCGTGCGAATGCAGGGTTGGCTGCTGCCATGGATCGCGAGCATGAATACGGCCCAGAGGTCAGCGCCGCTATTGACCAGGTTCATATCAGCCTGGGCGAGCTGCAGAAGTCGACGGTGCGCCATGTTTTTGGGATGCGCGAGATCCTGGACGAGAACCAGCAGCGCGAATTCGACCGGCAGGTTGCCCGGTCGCTGACCGGTTCGCCGCCGGAATGA
- a CDS encoding RNA polymerase sigma factor → MPGHGKTDEQELVSKVVAGDRLAFTQLVKPHLPRLLATSVRMLGAHGEAEDAVQNALASAWISRAQFDPGRPVLPLLTTMTLNKCRDRLRRRKAAQFLGFGGAQEPELAPDSAPSPETEASDRQALLQTFAEIDRLPVRLREALVLVAIDGRSHAEAAAFLGITEKAAEALVYRARRTLRKKLDFE, encoded by the coding sequence GTGCCGGGGCATGGCAAAACCGATGAGCAGGAACTGGTCTCTAAGGTTGTCGCCGGGGACCGTCTTGCGTTCACCCAGCTGGTGAAACCCCATCTTCCGCGGCTGCTTGCGACTTCCGTGCGAATGCTCGGCGCACATGGTGAGGCCGAAGACGCTGTCCAGAACGCACTTGCCTCGGCGTGGATTTCCCGCGCGCAGTTCGATCCGGGGCGCCCCGTACTCCCGCTGCTTACCACCATGACTTTGAACAAGTGTCGCGATCGGTTGCGCCGGCGAAAGGCCGCGCAATTTCTAGGCTTTGGAGGTGCGCAGGAGCCCGAACTCGCACCCGATTCGGCACCCTCGCCTGAAACCGAGGCCTCGGACAGGCAGGCGCTTCTCCAGACGTTCGCCGAGATCGACAGGCTGCCGGTGAGACTTCGCGAAGCGCTGGTCCTCGTGGCGATAGACGGACGAAGCCACGCCGAAGCGGCCGCGTTTCTAGGGATTACCGAGAAGGCGGCCGAGGCGCTTGTCTATCGTGCGCGCCGCACACTCAGAAAAAAACTTGATTTTGAATGA
- a CDS encoding DUF2231 domain-containing protein, whose protein sequence is MKPVHLLTLLCAAMLSVSPAQAHGDEDHGNAASTPAASAPKQDNHDVMEAQPASGQAEEGHGAAGHDEAAGGHDEAGEGGFVAVLKKLHPATIHFPIALFLMAALTELFVIARRGAGLEPAVRVMIYGGAAGAVVAALFGWIHTGIWFGGDTVMQVHRWNGTLLAALGLVLAVLASGQRDSRAPLRVLLFTMAILLLGQGFLGGELAHGPDHLGLSWI, encoded by the coding sequence ATGAAACCAGTCCATCTTCTGACGCTCCTTTGTGCGGCAATGCTGTCCGTCAGCCCGGCTCAAGCGCATGGTGATGAAGATCATGGCAATGCAGCGAGCACCCCGGCGGCCTCCGCACCCAAGCAAGACAATCATGATGTGATGGAAGCGCAGCCCGCGTCGGGGCAAGCTGAAGAGGGCCATGGCGCTGCCGGTCACGACGAGGCCGCGGGAGGGCACGACGAAGCCGGCGAAGGCGGTTTCGTCGCCGTACTCAAGAAGCTACACCCCGCAACGATACACTTTCCGATCGCCCTGTTTCTGATGGCGGCGTTGACCGAGCTGTTCGTCATCGCGCGACGCGGCGCTGGTCTCGAACCCGCGGTTCGGGTCATGATCTATGGCGGCGCGGCCGGCGCCGTGGTCGCAGCTCTCTTCGGGTGGATCCACACCGGCATCTGGTTCGGCGGTGACACCGTGATGCAGGTCCATCGCTGGAACGGGACTCTGCTTGCCGCACTCGGCCTGGTACTTGCCGTGCTCGCGAGCGGCCAACGGGACAGCCGGGCGCCGCTGCGTGTTCTGCTGTTCACCATGGCGATTCTGCTTCTAGGCCAAGGCTTCCTCGGCGGGGAACTCGCCCATGGGCCCGATCACCTTGGACTCTCCTGGATTTGA
- a CDS encoding heavy metal translocating P-type ATPase — MNRTNDRHQQSESATPGTAIDPVCGMTVQIEGAKHSADHEGARHYFCSSRCHDKFLSDPELYLSGAHLNAVEDVPEGTIYTCPMHPEIRLPGPGSCPICGMALETETVSLDEGPDPELVDMRRRFWWSTLFTVPLAAYAMGDLIPGISFERLIEPAWAQWAQLLLAAPVVLWGGWPFFVRAIQSVRTRNLNMFTLIGFGVAIAYFFSVVATVAPDIFPAAFRDQSGRVGVYFEAAAVITTLVLLGQVLELKARGSTSSALRALLELAPPSAVKIFGSGDEREVPLDELATGDRLRVRPGDKVPVDGEIEEGSSAIDESMISGEPLPVAKKAGDTVIGGTVNQTGGFIMQATNVGKDTMLSKIVQMVAEAQRSRAPIQRLADQVTAWFVPAVVVIAIVSFVVWTIWGPAPALAYALVNAIAVLIIACPCALGLATPMSIMTGTGKGAQHGILIRNAEALETLEKIDTLVVDKTGTLTMGKPDLVAVTTAEDIEEAGFLAAVAGVEMGSEHPLAHAIVEGARARGVSPVEATDLASTTGEGVEAMVHERRVAIGNEKMMRRVGIDDETWLASAESGRKQGQTVMFVAVDGRPAGLIAVADPIKPTSAAAIAALHARKIRVVMLTGDSRATAEAVAREMGIDEVHANVSPEDKHREIKRLKSEGRRVAMAGDGINDAPALAAADVGIAMGTGTDVAIESAGVTLVRGDLTGVVQAIVLSRATMRNIRQNLFFAFAYNTLGIPVAAGVLFPVFGILLNPMIAAAAMSLSSVSVIANALRLRGLRLPTLASGMAK; from the coding sequence ATGAACCGGACGAACGACAGGCACCAACAGAGCGAGTCGGCCACGCCGGGCACCGCCATCGATCCGGTTTGTGGCATGACGGTCCAAATCGAAGGCGCCAAGCACAGTGCCGATCATGAGGGTGCACGGCACTATTTCTGCTCTTCACGCTGCCACGACAAGTTTCTCTCCGATCCCGAGCTCTATCTCTCGGGAGCCCACCTGAATGCCGTGGAGGATGTGCCGGAAGGGACGATCTACACCTGTCCGATGCATCCCGAGATTCGTCTGCCGGGCCCAGGGAGCTGCCCTATCTGCGGCATGGCGCTCGAGACTGAAACGGTCAGCCTCGACGAGGGTCCCGATCCCGAACTCGTCGATATGCGCCGCCGCTTCTGGTGGAGCACGCTCTTTACAGTTCCCCTGGCCGCTTACGCAATGGGCGATCTGATCCCGGGGATAAGTTTCGAACGCCTGATCGAACCGGCCTGGGCACAGTGGGCCCAGTTGCTGCTGGCGGCGCCGGTGGTCCTTTGGGGTGGCTGGCCCTTCTTCGTGCGGGCGATCCAGTCGGTCAGAACCCGCAATCTGAACATGTTCACGCTGATCGGGTTCGGCGTGGCGATCGCCTATTTCTTCAGCGTCGTGGCCACGGTCGCGCCGGATATTTTCCCTGCGGCGTTTCGCGATCAATCCGGGCGCGTCGGGGTCTATTTCGAGGCGGCGGCGGTTATTACCACGCTCGTGCTGCTCGGCCAGGTGCTCGAACTCAAGGCGCGGGGTTCGACCTCCAGCGCCCTACGAGCGCTGCTCGAGCTCGCCCCCCCTAGCGCAGTCAAGATTTTCGGATCGGGCGACGAGCGCGAGGTGCCGCTCGACGAGCTGGCGACCGGCGACCGCTTGCGTGTGCGGCCGGGTGACAAGGTTCCGGTCGACGGCGAGATCGAAGAGGGCTCGAGCGCCATCGACGAATCGATGATCAGCGGCGAACCGCTGCCGGTCGCCAAGAAGGCCGGTGACACGGTCATCGGCGGCACGGTGAACCAGACCGGCGGCTTCATTATGCAGGCGACCAATGTGGGCAAGGACACGATGCTGTCCAAGATCGTCCAGATGGTCGCCGAGGCGCAGCGCAGCCGCGCGCCGATCCAGCGGCTGGCGGACCAGGTGACAGCGTGGTTCGTGCCCGCGGTCGTCGTCATAGCAATCGTCAGCTTTGTCGTCTGGACGATCTGGGGACCAGCGCCCGCGCTCGCCTATGCACTGGTCAATGCCATCGCGGTGTTGATCATCGCATGCCCCTGCGCGTTGGGGCTTGCTACGCCCATGTCGATCATGACCGGCACCGGCAAGGGCGCGCAGCATGGCATCCTGATCCGCAATGCTGAAGCGCTCGAGACGCTCGAGAAGATCGACACTCTCGTGGTCGACAAGACTGGCACGCTGACGATGGGCAAGCCCGATCTGGTTGCGGTGACGACTGCGGAAGATATCGAGGAGGCCGGGTTTCTCGCCGCCGTCGCAGGTGTCGAGATGGGCAGCGAGCATCCGCTCGCACACGCCATCGTCGAAGGCGCGCGGGCGCGCGGGGTGTCGCCTGTCGAGGCCACGGACCTCGCCTCCACGACGGGCGAAGGTGTCGAGGCGATGGTGCATGAGCGCCGCGTCGCCATCGGCAACGAGAAGATGATGCGGCGCGTGGGAATCGATGACGAGACCTGGCTCGCTTCGGCGGAAAGCGGCCGCAAACAGGGCCAGACGGTAATGTTCGTTGCGGTCGATGGTCGCCCCGCCGGACTGATCGCCGTCGCCGATCCGATCAAGCCGACCAGCGCCGCGGCCATCGCGGCGCTGCACGCGCGCAAAATACGCGTGGTTATGCTGACCGGTGACAGCCGGGCTACTGCCGAAGCGGTCGCGCGCGAGATGGGCATCGACGAGGTTCACGCCAATGTCTCGCCCGAGGACAAGCATCGCGAGATCAAACGGTTGAAATCTGAAGGCCGCCGTGTCGCCATGGCGGGCGACGGCATCAACGACGCGCCCGCGCTAGCTGCCGCCGATGTCGGCATTGCGATGGGCACCGGTACCGATGTCGCGATTGAAAGCGCCGGGGTGACTCTGGTTCGGGGAGATCTGACGGGAGTCGTTCAGGCCATCGTGTTGTCGCGCGCCACGATGCGCAACATCCGCCAGAACCTGTTCTTCGCCTTCGCCTACAACACGCTCGGGATTCCCGTGGCGGCGGGCGTGCTGTTCCCGGTTTTTGGGATACTGCTCAATCCCATGATCGCGGCCGCGGCAATGAGCCTCTCGTCGGTGTCCGTGATAGCAAACGCGCTCCGCTTGCGCGGGCTTCGCCTCCCCACGCTGGCGAGCGGCATGGCGAAATGA
- a CDS encoding DUF2231 domain-containing protein has protein sequence MPPVHPALVHYPVALGVASVIADTVAAVAGFPQLFVLGQWSMAIAAAGAAVAAPAGYWDMKRDDLAHETHELVHLHMKSGLTLVVALVIAAIWRWSLDSPGLIYLVFAWIILFGLALQAWMGGEIVYAHGGGVAAAGQGTAPEEEAKRPSRRFYRVVMGTGSAPRKNDQ, from the coding sequence ATGCCGCCGGTTCATCCCGCCCTTGTCCATTACCCCGTAGCACTGGGAGTCGCCTCAGTCATCGCCGACACCGTCGCCGCGGTTGCAGGGTTTCCGCAGCTGTTCGTCCTTGGCCAATGGTCGATGGCGATTGCAGCGGCAGGTGCGGCCGTGGCCGCGCCGGCCGGGTATTGGGACATGAAGCGGGATGACCTGGCGCATGAGACGCACGAACTCGTCCACCTGCACATGAAGTCCGGTCTGACACTCGTTGTTGCGCTAGTGATCGCCGCGATCTGGCGCTGGTCGCTCGATAGCCCGGGACTGATTTATCTGGTGTTTGCCTGGATCATCCTGTTCGGCTTGGCCCTGCAGGCCTGGATGGGCGGCGAAATCGTCTACGCCCATGGGGGCGGGGTTGCCGCCGCTGGGCAAGGAACTGCGCCTGAAGAAGAAGCCAAGAGGCCGTCGCGAAGGTTCTACCGCGTCGTGATGGGAACGGGTAGTGCTCCCCGAAAGAACGACCAGTGA
- a CDS encoding potassium channel family protein → MITALLIGVVLFILGLSLHLGMLRLAKRVSPPGRAPRGPRLVGGSLIVLVSHLAVAALFALGFAFAASLGLGGFAKEPSMTWMDYYYFSLITVTTVGLGDIYPTQHLRVITGIASLTGFLLISCSAQYVYQTMSKQEE, encoded by the coding sequence ATGATCACCGCGCTTCTCATCGGCGTTGTGTTGTTCATTCTGGGTCTTTCGCTCCACCTGGGGATGCTTCGTCTGGCCAAGCGGGTCTCGCCCCCCGGGCGAGCTCCACGCGGACCCCGCCTGGTCGGCGGCTCGCTGATAGTCCTTGTCAGCCATTTGGCTGTGGCTGCCTTGTTTGCGCTCGGCTTTGCCTTCGCCGCCAGTCTCGGGCTGGGGGGGTTCGCCAAGGAACCGTCGATGACTTGGATGGATTACTATTACTTCTCGCTGATCACGGTCACCACCGTCGGTTTGGGAGACATTTATCCTACGCAGCATTTGCGGGTGATCACCGGAATTGCATCGCTCACCGGTTTTCTCCTGATCAGCTGCTCCGCCCAGTACGTCTATCAAACCATGAGCAAACAGGAGGAATGA
- a CDS encoding membrane-bound PQQ-dependent dehydrogenase, glucose/quinate/shikimate family — MAEVEQGGATRSAGIPARLVGGLLAVVGLALLAGGVWLFLLGGSAYYALAGAGLLASAIYLFRLKVVGAWIYVGVFALTVPWALWETGADAWALVPRLVGPAILLALVALASPWLDRGPRWPTALMGAGVAIASLGIVLWGAAEAGPHSTSAVRPASLALVEGDSVGDDWPAWGGTYAGQRFSPLNQITRVNVDRLEKTWVAHTGDLPQGAAKGKYAAETTPLKIGNRLYLCSAMNILIALDARSGAEIWRFDPKVSAAAIPYSASCRGVTAYRRESSNPRLAIDAADRGRGRPSDEPSLGATRSEAACSLRIIEGTLDGRLIAVDAETGQPCAEFGRNGQVDIKQGMGEVYPGMAAITAPPVVVRGRIVTGHQVMDGQSNSAPSGVIQAFDAVTGEAAWAWDMGRPGQTGQPARGEEFTRGTPNMWTTASADEELGLVFLPLGNSAVDYWSSDRSPQENAFSTSLVALDAETGQPRWSFQTVHKDVWDYDLGSQATTVDLPDGTPAIILPSKQGEIYLLDRRTGKPLHPVAEKPVPQGGLEPSERAATQPYSGFATLRKPSLAEHDMWGMTPIDQMICRIQYRQSAYDGYYTPPTSDRRWIQYPGYNGGSDWGSVAIDPRRGVIYANYNDMPNHNRLVPRAEANRKGWKPRGPKGNLGKGGPEGAGDAQAGSPYAIDVNAGWRLGLTGLLCKEPPYGGLRAIDMRSGKTLWDRPFGSARSNGPWGLALGLPFTIGTPNNGGGVVTAGGLLFIAATTDNLIRAIDLETGETVWSDVLPGGGQANVMTYAVDGRQYVAVMAGGHHFMETPISDALVTYALPVE, encoded by the coding sequence ATGGCTGAAGTCGAACAAGGCGGCGCAACCCGTAGCGCCGGAATTCCTGCGCGACTTGTAGGCGGTCTCCTTGCGGTCGTCGGACTAGCCCTCTTGGCAGGTGGTGTCTGGCTCTTTCTTCTCGGCGGTTCGGCTTACTATGCACTGGCGGGTGCTGGACTTCTGGCTTCGGCCATCTATCTTTTCCGACTGAAAGTTGTCGGCGCGTGGATTTATGTCGGGGTCTTTGCCCTGACGGTTCCGTGGGCTCTTTGGGAAACCGGTGCCGATGCCTGGGCTCTCGTCCCCCGTCTGGTGGGCCCAGCCATCCTGTTGGCTCTCGTTGCGCTCGCATCGCCATGGCTTGATCGCGGACCGCGATGGCCCACGGCTTTGATGGGCGCAGGGGTCGCAATCGCTTCCCTCGGCATCGTTCTATGGGGAGCGGCGGAAGCCGGCCCGCATTCGACCAGCGCGGTGCGCCCGGCATCTCTGGCGCTTGTGGAGGGAGATAGCGTTGGCGACGACTGGCCAGCCTGGGGAGGGACCTATGCGGGTCAGCGTTTTTCACCTCTAAACCAGATCACGCGCGTGAACGTCGACCGTCTGGAAAAGACCTGGGTCGCGCACACCGGCGATCTTCCGCAGGGTGCAGCAAAGGGCAAGTACGCCGCAGAGACCACGCCGCTGAAGATTGGCAACCGGCTCTACCTGTGCTCGGCCATGAATATTCTGATCGCTCTCGATGCGCGGTCAGGCGCCGAGATATGGCGGTTCGATCCGAAGGTATCGGCCGCCGCCATTCCCTATTCCGCATCTTGTCGCGGCGTCACCGCGTACAGGCGGGAAAGCAGCAACCCAAGGCTCGCGATCGATGCCGCCGACCGAGGCCGTGGGCGGCCGAGTGATGAGCCGTCGCTCGGTGCAACGCGTTCTGAGGCCGCCTGCAGCCTGCGCATCATCGAAGGTACCCTCGACGGCAGGCTCATTGCGGTCGATGCTGAAACGGGCCAGCCTTGCGCTGAATTCGGGCGCAACGGTCAGGTCGATATCAAGCAGGGCATGGGCGAGGTGTATCCCGGAATGGCTGCAATCACCGCCCCGCCGGTGGTGGTCCGTGGCAGGATCGTCACCGGCCACCAGGTCATGGACGGACAGAGTAACAGCGCCCCCTCGGGAGTGATCCAGGCGTTCGATGCGGTCACCGGTGAAGCAGCGTGGGCTTGGGATATGGGCCGGCCTGGACAGACCGGACAGCCGGCACGGGGTGAAGAATTCACCCGCGGTACGCCCAACATGTGGACCACCGCATCGGCCGACGAGGAACTGGGGTTGGTATTCCTTCCGCTGGGCAACAGCGCGGTGGATTACTGGAGCTCGGACCGCAGCCCGCAGGAGAATGCGTTCTCGACATCGCTTGTTGCCCTCGATGCCGAAACGGGCCAGCCACGCTGGAGCTTCCAGACCGTCCACAAGGATGTGTGGGACTACGATCTTGGCAGCCAGGCGACTACCGTCGATCTCCCCGACGGAACGCCTGCGATCATCCTTCCCTCCAAGCAGGGTGAGATTTATCTCCTCGATCGTCGAACTGGGAAGCCGCTCCATCCGGTCGCCGAGAAGCCGGTTCCGCAGGGCGGCCTCGAACCCTCAGAGCGCGCGGCGACGCAACCCTATTCGGGATTTGCCACGCTTCGTAAGCCCTCTTTGGCGGAGCACGACATGTGGGGCATGACGCCGATCGATCAGATGATCTGCCGGATCCAGTATCGCCAGTCAGCCTATGACGGCTACTATACCCCGCCCACATCCGATCGACGCTGGATTCAGTATCCGGGATACAATGGCGGCTCGGACTGGGGGTCGGTCGCGATCGATCCCCGCCGCGGTGTGATCTATGCCAACTACAACGACATGCCCAATCACAACCGGCTTGTTCCCCGAGCGGAAGCCAACCGGAAGGGCTGGAAGCCGCGGGGGCCGAAGGGCAATCTGGGTAAAGGCGGGCCAGAAGGGGCGGGCGATGCGCAGGCAGGGTCGCCCTATGCCATCGACGTGAACGCCGGTTGGCGCTTGGGACTTACCGGACTCCTCTGCAAGGAGCCGCCCTACGGCGGCCTCCGAGCGATCGATATGCGATCCGGCAAAACGCTTTGGGACCGCCCATTCGGATCGGCTCGTTCGAACGGTCCTTGGGGACTGGCTCTGGGACTTCCCTTCACGATCGGCACGCCCAACAACGGGGGCGGCGTGGTGACGGCAGGTGGCCTGCTGTTCATCGCCGCGACCACCGACAACCTCATTCGTGCCATCGATTTGGAGACAGGCGAAACCGTCTGGTCGGACGTTTTACCTGGCGGAGGGCAGGCCAACGTGATGACCTATGCTGTCGATGGGCGCCAGTATGTCGCTGTCATGGCAGGCGGTCATCATTTCATGGAAACTCCGATCAGCGATGCGTTGGTCACCTATGCCCTTCCTGTGGAGTAG
- a CDS encoding DUF411 domain-containing protein produces the protein MSLTILAACTSAAQAAPYVMFRDPQCGCCEEWAKHVRGGLDHDVTVREDRPMTEVKDQAGVPDALRSCHTMEIEGYVIEGHVPAREIARLLRERPEGVRGLAVAGMPLGSPGMEAGGRTQPYQVVSFGSGSETVYATYP, from the coding sequence TTGTCCCTGACGATCCTTGCGGCATGTACCAGCGCGGCGCAGGCCGCGCCCTATGTGATGTTCCGCGATCCGCAATGCGGATGCTGCGAGGAGTGGGCCAAGCACGTGCGCGGTGGGCTCGATCATGACGTTACGGTTCGCGAGGATCGGCCGATGACCGAGGTAAAAGATCAAGCCGGCGTGCCCGACGCTTTGCGCTCGTGCCACACGATGGAAATTGAGGGCTATGTGATTGAAGGGCATGTGCCCGCCCGCGAGATTGCCCGATTACTTAGGGAGCGGCCGGAGGGCGTGCGCGGCCTGGCCGTCGCCGGAATGCCGCTCGGGTCCCCCGGCATGGAAGCCGGCGGGAGAACGCAGCCCTATCAAGTCGTTTCCTTCGGATCTGGCAGCGAAACGGTTTACGCTACCTATCCCTGA
- a CDS encoding copper resistance system multicopper oxidase, producing the protein MQTINRRGFLGAGAGAASVIGLTALTPAWARGADLNGGLIRQGFDEVSGASIDLTIGEGPRLVQGRRGHGIAVNGSVPGPLVRLREGEPVRINVTNTLDADSSIHWHGLLVPFQFDGVPGVSFPGIKPGQTFTYDLPAIRQSGTYWWHSHSDLQEQAGHYGPIVIDPAGTDPVQADRDYVLLLSEFTSMMPHAIMDKLKKGEGYFNYQKTTWTDDYPLSGADRRMWAKMRMMPTDILDVTGSTYTYLANGHGPKEGMEFLFNPGERVRIRVINGSAMSFFNVRIPGARMHIVAADGQNVRPVPVEEFQIGTAETYDFVVEPTGEAMTIVAESMDRSGMAVATLASRPGARAAVPALRDPPLLTMADMGMSGMDHGAGGMAGMAGSGGAMEGMDHSAMGHGTMGGGANPAMTTAPEPMGGMDMGGMNMRDTSKLPPDVKVGPGLDMVAMNPVDRMGDPGIGLDGLRHKVLTYKDLVALAPNDDLRTPSRQMEIHLTGNMERFMWSFDGKKFSSVSEEPIRFAYNERVRVKLVNNSMMAHPIHLHGHFFELVNGAPPDRQPQKHTVIVQPGGSAMFDLTPDEPGDWAFHCHLLYHMHAGMFQIVTVAARDGAPDLKRVGESE; encoded by the coding sequence ATGCAGACGATCAATCGACGAGGTTTTCTGGGCGCGGGCGCGGGTGCTGCCAGCGTCATCGGACTGACAGCGCTGACCCCGGCCTGGGCGCGGGGCGCTGATCTAAACGGAGGCCTTATCCGGCAAGGGTTCGACGAAGTGTCCGGCGCCAGCATCGACCTGACCATCGGTGAAGGGCCGCGCCTCGTGCAGGGCCGCCGCGGTCACGGAATAGCGGTCAACGGCAGCGTGCCCGGACCGCTTGTGCGCCTTCGCGAAGGCGAGCCGGTCCGGATCAACGTCACCAACACGCTTGATGCCGACAGCTCGATCCACTGGCACGGCCTGCTGGTACCGTTCCAGTTCGACGGGGTTCCGGGGGTCAGCTTTCCAGGTATCAAGCCCGGACAGACTTTCACCTACGATCTCCCCGCGATCCGCCAGAGCGGCACATATTGGTGGCACAGTCACTCGGACCTCCAGGAGCAGGCGGGGCACTATGGGCCGATCGTGATCGATCCCGCCGGAACCGACCCGGTGCAGGCCGACCGCGATTATGTGCTGCTGCTGAGCGAGTTCACCTCGATGATGCCGCATGCGATCATGGACAAGCTCAAGAAGGGCGAAGGCTACTTCAATTACCAGAAGACGACCTGGACCGACGACTATCCGCTGAGCGGCGCTGACCGGCGGATGTGGGCGAAGATGCGCATGATGCCGACCGACATCCTTGACGTGACCGGTTCGACATACACCTACCTTGCCAATGGACACGGTCCAAAAGAGGGGATGGAGTTCCTGTTCAACCCCGGCGAGCGGGTGCGCATCCGGGTGATCAACGGCAGCGCGATGAGCTTCTTCAACGTCCGCATCCCGGGCGCGCGGATGCATATTGTGGCGGCCGATGGCCAGAACGTGCGCCCGGTGCCGGTTGAGGAGTTCCAGATCGGCACCGCCGAAACCTACGACTTCGTCGTCGAGCCAACCGGCGAGGCGATGACCATCGTCGCCGAATCGATGGATAGATCCGGCATGGCGGTGGCCACGCTCGCCAGCCGTCCCGGCGCGCGTGCAGCGGTCCCGGCGCTGCGCGACCCGCCGCTGCTAACCATGGCCGACATGGGGATGAGCGGGATGGACCATGGCGCAGGAGGCATGGCCGGCATGGCAGGTAGCGGCGGCGCCATGGAGGGGATGGATCATTCCGCCATGGGACATGGAACGATGGGAGGTGGAGCAAATCCAGCCATGACCACCGCGCCCGAGCCGATGGGCGGCATGGACATGGGCGGCATGAACATGCGCGATACCTCCAAACTCCCGCCCGACGTTAAGGTGGGGCCGGGGCTCGACATGGTGGCGATGAATCCCGTCGACCGGATGGGCGACCCGGGCATTGGGCTCGACGGGCTGCGGCACAAGGTGCTCACCTACAAGGATCTCGTCGCGCTTGCGCCCAATGACGATCTGCGTACCCCATCGCGGCAGATGGAGATCCACCTGACTGGCAACATGGAGCGGTTCATGTGGTCGTTCGATGGGAAGAAGTTCTCCTCGGTCAGCGAAGAGCCGATACGCTTCGCCTACAACGAGCGGGTGCGGGTGAAGCTCGTTAACAACAGCATGATGGCGCACCCGATCCATCTCCACGGGCACTTCTTCGAACTGGTCAACGGTGCGCCGCCCGACCGACAGCCGCAGAAGCACACCGTGATCGTCCAGCCCGGCGGGAGCGCCATGTTCGACCTGACCCCTGACGAGCCTGGCGACTGGGCGTTCCACTGCCACCTGCTCTATCACATGCACGCTGGGATGTTTCAGATTGTCACGGTGGCAGCGCGAGATGGCGCGCCCGATCTCAAGCGCGTGGGAGAAAGCGAATGA
- a CDS encoding DUF6692 family protein: protein MIRLAPIAALGLLALTACNQNTDPGNDREAQLEPAPTPAPKMGAAEALSGVATGAIQPETMSDADIASLGGMSGKCSLRLTAVGFPSFVYDDPQGTGVIKLNGKLIPLASRGQGKFADGGLRVELRPVDQEFGDDGRREAEMIIWLPEAKDELGFRGYEVCPQKR, encoded by the coding sequence GTGATCCGCCTAGCACCGATTGCCGCACTTGGTTTGCTGGCGCTGACCGCCTGCAACCAGAACACCGATCCGGGGAACGACCGGGAGGCTCAACTCGAGCCTGCGCCGACACCGGCGCCCAAGATGGGCGCCGCCGAGGCACTGTCCGGCGTCGCGACCGGAGCAATCCAGCCGGAGACCATGAGCGATGCCGATATCGCGAGTCTGGGGGGAATGAGCGGCAAGTGTTCGCTCCGTCTGACCGCGGTCGGCTTCCCGTCGTTCGTCTACGACGATCCGCAGGGCACGGGCGTCATCAAGCTCAACGGCAAGCTGATCCCGCTGGCCTCGCGCGGCCAAGGCAAGTTTGCGGATGGAGGCCTGCGGGTCGAGCTGCGCCCGGTCGATCAGGAGTTTGGCGACGATGGCAGGCGCGAAGCCGAGATGATCATCTGGCTCCCAGAAGCGAAGGATGAGCTGGGCTTCCGTGGGTACGAGGTGTGCCCCCAGAAGCGATGA